Sequence from the Salinicoccus sp. Bachu38 genome:
TTCGGACTCATCGTCACAGGCGTCCTGAACTTCGACTTCCTCATGAAGGACAGGAAGATCCACTTCAAGAACAGGCCTTCCGGCTTCATCGGCTCGATCCTGATCGGCATGGCCTTCGGAGCCGGATGGACACCATGCAACGGTCCGATCATCGGTGCCATATTCGCCATGAGTGCCTCGGAACCGAACGATGCACTGATGCTGATGGTGGTGTACTGCCTCGGATTTGCAGTGCCGTTCTTCACATTGAGCTTCTTCGTATCCAGGACGCGCTGGATGCTGAAATACTCCAACCGCATCATGAAAATCGGCGGCATCATCATGGTGCTGATGGGTGTGCTCCTGTATTTTGATGGCCTGACACAAATCATCATATGGCTACAGCCGTTCTTCGGCGACTTCCAGGGGTTCTGACAA
This genomic interval carries:
- a CDS encoding cytochrome c biogenesis CcdA family protein, whose protein sequence is MGSEVTFLLAFGAGVLSFVSPCVLPVFPAFISYITGMSYNEVESQKFNFRAILHTVFFLIGFSLIYIALGFGTAFFGGLLIEYSDLIRQLGAILIVVFGLIVTGVLNFDFLMKDRKIHFKNRPSGFIGSILIGMAFGAGWTPCNGPIIGAIFAMSASEPNDALMLMVVYCLGFAVPFFTLSFFVSRTRWMLKYSNRIMKIGGIIMVLMGVLLYFDGLTQIIIWLQPFFGDFQGF